TTTTGGGCTTCAAGTGCGCATGCTATTCCTATAGGTCCGCCACCTATAATTACAACTCGAAAATGCTCCATCTATCCGTAGATTTTTTAAGTTCTTGAATTGTTTTCGTTGGGTCTTCGGTCTTAAAAATAAAGCTGCCTGCCACAAGAATATCCGCTCCTGCTTTTATAAGGGCTTTGGCATTTTTGGAATTCACCCCACCATCAACCTCAATCAAAGTAGAGGCATCGGATTCTTTAATCAATTCCTTTAGGTTGTGTATTTTTTCGTACGTATTCTCTATAAAACTTTGTCCGCCAAAACCAGGGTTAACGCTCATAATGAGAGCAATGTCCAAATCTTTAATTATATTTTTAAGCAAGTTAACATTGGTATGTGGGTTCAATGCTACCCCAGCTTTCATTCCTTCCGCCTTTATAGCTTGTATGGTTCGGTGTAAATGCGTGCAAGCTTCATAATGAACCGTAAGGTGTGTTGCGCCCAATTCAGCAAAAGTTTTAATATAGCGGTCTGGGTCAACAATCATTAAATGCACGTCTAATGGCTTAGTGGCATGCTCAGCAATTGTTTTCACAACTGGCATGCCGTATGATATATTAGGAACAAAAACGCCGTCCATGACATCAATATGGTGCCAATCAGCATCACTGTTGTTTACCATTTCTATATCGCGCTGTAAGTTGCCAAAGTCGGCCGCTAGAAGAGAAGGTGCAATTTTTGTTTTGCTCATTTTGTGTCTGTTAAAAAGAATTTATGCAAAAGTAGTGAATTGTGTTTTTACGAAGTAACCTATACTGCTTAAAGAGTAAGGCTATATGGTGTTAGTTGTTTTTTAGATATAGGTCAATCTGTTCTAGAAACTCCTGTTTTTCTTGTTCTGATAACCAACTCGCTTTGAACCCATTTTTTGCCAATTCTGCAATTTGTACTTTTGAAAGGTTCAATGCCTTGGTGATGCCCCAAAAATTCTCGTTCATATAGCCACCAAAATAAGCAGGGTCATCAGAGTTGATAGTGACCAGTAAATTATGTTCCATCATGGTGGGCAGTGCATATTCTTTTAAATCCTGAATAACTTTAAGCTCAAGATTGGATAAAGGGCATAGGGTAAGTGGTGTTTGTTGATCAACCAACCTTTTTACCAAATCAGCATCATCAAGACACCGATTTCCATGGTCAATTCGTGTGACTTTTAGTAAATCTAATGCTTCCCAGATATATTCCGAAGGGCCTTCTTCACCGGCATGGGCTACCGTTAAAAAACCTTCGTTAAGGGCCTTTTCAAAGACACGTTGAAATTTGGAGGGTGGATTGCCCACCTCCGAAGAATCCAATCCTACGGCTACAATTTTATCTTTATGGGGTAAAGCCTGTTCTAAGGTTTTAAAGGCCGAAGCTTCATCTAGATGCCTCAAGAAACTCATAATTAGCCTGAAACTTATGCCCAATTGTTTTTGACCGTCTTCTAGTGCATTGTAAATTCCGTTTAACACGAATTCAAAAGGAACGTTACGGTCCGTATGGGTTTGAGGGTCAAAGAAAATCTCTACGTGTTTTACGTTTTGCTCATGAACTTTTGTCAAATACGCCCAAGTAAGATCATAAAAATCTTGCTCCGTAAGTAGGACGGAAGCACCGGCATAATAGATGTCTAGAAACTCTTGAAGATTATTGAAACTATAGGCTTGTTTAATTTCGTCAACATTGGCATATTTAATTTCAATGTTATTGCGTTTTGCAATCTTAAACATAAGTTCAGGTTCAAAAGAGCCTTCAATATGTAAATGGAGTTCGGTTTTTGGCAATCCTTGAATAAAGGAAAGCATTTCAGGATCTTTCATAGACAAACGTGTTAAAATTTTGAATACCAATGAGATACTTCAAGTTAATCGTTTTTTTATAAATATCGACTAATTTGAAATTTAGTATGGTCAACTAACAGTCGTAATGGAAGGTGATTACTTTCTTCTTTATTGGATGTTCTTAAGCCCTTCATAGACCGCGATACCTACGGCATTGGCAAGGTTTAAACTTCGAATGTGTTCACTATAAAGAGGAATTTTATACAAACTGTCTTTGTACGAAGATACCAAGGAGGAAGGTAAGCCTACGGATTCTTTGCCAAAAACAAGAAATTGACCATCCTCAAATGGAATGGACCAGTGATTTTTAGTGCCATGACTAGAAAACAATATTAGATTTTGCTTACCGTGTTGCGACAAAAAGTCGTCCAGACTTTCGTAAATGTGTACATCTAAATGAGGCCAGTAGTCAAGTCCTGCACGTTTTAAGCGTTTGTCATTTAACTCAAATCCAAATGGTTTAACGAGATGTAAGGTAGACCCTGAGCCAAGTGCCAATCTGCCAATATTTCCGGTGTTGTTGGGTATTTCGGGTTCTACAAGTACAATGTTGAAGGGCATATAACAATCTATTTATGAAAAGATTTCAAATATAACTGTTCTACCTTGGTTCGAGCCCATGGTGTACGCCTTAAAAATTTTAAAGACGACTTAATAGTAGGCTTGCTTTTAAAACAATTGATGTTTATACGTTCTGCCAATTCTTCCCAAGAGTATTTTTCTGTCAACTGTTCCAATATGTCCACTAATTTTACACCGTGTAATGGATTGTTAGGTTGGGTGTTGGATGATTTTTTGTCGTATTCCATAGTGGTACTTTGAATGTGGGATTCTTGTTATTTTCTATCAGGCCCATTAAATAAGGGCTTGTGGGTGATTGTACTATATATTATAAATGAAAAAACTCCGGTAATCAGCCGGAGTTTATTCATCAATCAAAAAACGAACAGTCATGATAAACTGTTGTTGCTTTTAAAATTACAATATATATGCCAAATTTCCAATTTAAGGAATATTTAACGTGCAATTTTATGGTGTTTTTAACCTAAATAGGTCTTAAGGATTTTGCTTCTAGAAGTATGTTTTAATCTTCTAATAGCTTTTTCTTTAATCTGACGAACTCTTTCCCTCGTTAGGTCAAAAGTTTCACCAATTTCTTCCAATGTCATAGAATGTTGCCCGGCAAGACCAAAGTACAAACGGATAACGTCTGCTTCTCTTGGAGTTAAAGTTTCTAAAGCGCGCTCAATTTCAGTACGCAAAGATTCGTGCAACAATTCTTTGTCAGGATTTGGAGATTCACCACTACGAAGTACATCGTAAAGGTTAGAATCTTCACCGTCAATAAGAGGCGCATCCATTGATACATGACGACCAGAGTTTTTAAGCGACTGCTTAACATCTGCAACCGTCATATCCAATTCTTTTGCAATCTCTTCAGGTGAAGGCATACGTTCGTGCGCCTGCTCAAGAAAAGCAAAAGTCTTGTTAATCTTATTTATGGATCCAATTTTGTTCAATGGCAAACGTACAATACGAGATTGCTCAGCCAAAGCTTGTAATATAGATTGACGAATCCACCATACTGCATAGGAAATAAATTTAAATCCCCTCGTTTCGTCAAAACGTTGTGCGGCCTTAATAAGGCCAAGGTTACCCTCGTTAATTAAATCGGGTAAAGTAAGTCCCTGGTTTTGGTACTGCTTAGCTACCGATACAACGAATCGAAGATTGGCCTTTGTTAGTTTTTCAAGAGCGACCTGATCGCCTGCCTTGATGCGTTGTGCCAATTCTACTTCTTCATCTGCTGTAATCAAGTCTACTTTGCCTATTTCTTGCAAGTACTTGTCCAAAGATGCGGTCTCCCTATTGGTGACCTGTTTTGTAATTTTAAGCTGTCTCATGTAAATAAATTAGGTTCAGTTTGCATAGACTGCATATACTTATACGTAAAAAACATAGAAATGTTACAATTGGGTGAAAAAAACTTTACTTTTTAGATGAGTCGCATAAAAAAGCCCCAACTTACTAAGTTGGGGCTTAAATTATGTGTTAAATAAAAGAGTGTTTAGTCTCTTCTAGGTTTACGATCACGGTTATCTCTACCACCTCGTCTGTCATCTCTACCACGACCACGATCTTTATCGTTACGTGGTGGTCTTTCTACAAAACCTTCTGGTTTAGGTAAAAGTGCTTTTCTAGAAACCTTTTCTTTACGGGTTCTTGGGTCGGTACCTAAGTACTTCACATCAAAAACGTCACCCATGTTCACAACATCGGTAACATTTTCAGTTCTTTCCCATGCTAATTCTGATACGTGTAACAATACTTCGTTGCCTGGGGCATCTTGGTATTCTACAACAGCACCAAAGTCTAGCATTTTAATGACTTTAACTTCGTAAGCACTTCCTACTTCAGGTTTGAATAGAAGAGAGTCTATTTTTGCCATAACGGCATCAATACCTTTGCTACCTACACCTAAAATTTCTACGATACCTTCTTCGGTAACTGGATCTTCGTTTATAACGATAGTAGTCTCAGTTTCTTTTTGCATCTCTTGAATCACTTTTCCTCCTGGTCCAATCAACGCTCCAATAAATTCATTAGGAATACGTCTAGTAACCATAGTAGGAGCATGATCCTTAACTTCTGCAGCTGGAGCGGAAATAGTATCCGTCAATTTACCTAAGATATGTAAACGACCATCTCTAGCTTGTTGCAATGCATTTACGAGAATCTCGTAAGACAGACCTTTTACTTTAATATCCATCTGACAAGCAGTAATACCATCTGCAGTACCGGTTACTTTAAAGTCCATGTCACCTAAGTGATCTTCATCACCTAAGATATCAGAAAGAACAGCATACTTTCCAGAGTCTGCATCAGAAATCAATCCCATTGCAATACCGGAAACTGGTTTTTTTAATTGAACTCCAGCGTCCATCATTGCCATTGTTCCGGCACAAACAGTAGCCATAGAAGAAGAACCGTTAGATTCCAATACTTCTGAAACTACACGAACCGTATAAGGACAATCTGCTGGAATCATTCCTTTTAATGCACGTTGGGCCAAGTTACCGTGACCTACTTCTCTACGGGAAGTACCACGAATAGGTCTTGCTTCACCAGTTGAGAAAGGAGGGAAGTTATAATGCAAGTAGAAATTCTCTTCACCTTCATAAGATGGCATGTCTATTTTGTTGGCATCTCTAGATGTTCCTAAAGTTACCGTAGCCAACGCCTGAGTTTCTCCACGTGTAAATATAGACGAACCATGCGTAGATGGTAAGTAATCTACCTCACACCAAATAGGTCTGATTTCAGTAGTCTTACGACCATCCAAACGTAGACCTTCGTTCAATGTCAAATCTCTAACAGCTGCTTTTTCAGCTTTACTGTAGTATTTAGAGATTAAGCTACCGTAATCGGCTTGCTCCTCTTCCGAGAACGATGCTTTTATTTCTTCTTTTATTTCACCAAATGCAGCGCTACGCTCATGTTTTGCCGAACCTGCTTGTGCTACGGCATATACTTTGTCGTATGCCATATCGTGAATTTTCTTGGCTAGTTCTGCATCTTCGCGTTCTGGCTCGTACTCACGTACTTCTTTTTTGCCGAAAGCCTTAGCTAAAGCTTCCTGAGCGGCACATTGTACCTTGATAGCTTCATGTGCGAATTTAATGGCTTCGGTCATTTCTTCTTCAGAAATCTCATCCATCTCTCCTTCAACCATCATTACAGAATCAGCAGAAGCACCGATCATCATATCAATGTCGGATTCGGCCAATTGAGCTCTAGTTGGGTTGATAACGAATTTACCGTCTACGCGAGCAACTCTAGCTTCTGATATAGCACATTCAAACGGAAAATCCGATAATTGAATTGCAGCAGATGCAGCCAAACCGGCCATCGCATCTGGCATAACATCCTCATCATGAGACATTAATTGAATCATCACTTGGGTTTCAGAGTGATAATCTTTTGGGAAAAGTGGACGAAGTACACGGTCTACCAAACGCATGGTCAATACTTCACCATCACTAGGTCTTGCTTCTCTTTTGAAGAAACCACCTGGGTAACGCCCCGCGGCTGCAAATTTTTCGCGGTAATCTACCGTTAATGGAAGAAAGTCAACATCACTTTGTTTGTAGTTGGAAACAACCGTACACAATAGCATACATTTTCCTGATTGAACAACAACAGAACCGTGGGCCTGCTTTGCCAATTTTCCAGTTTCGATAGAAATTTCCCTACCGTCACCAAGGTCTATGACCTCTTTAAATACTTTTGGAATCATAAATTTTAATTAAATACGCCAACGGGCGAATTGTTAAACAATGGTCTTATCGACTTATTACGGTCGAAGTTGTTGTGTTGTGTTGACCAATGAAAAACTGGGTGCAGCTTTTTGTAAAAAATCCTAATTATTTAGGATGACTAATATATA
This genomic interval from Zobellia roscoffensis contains the following:
- a CDS encoding polyribonucleotide nucleotidyltransferase, with the protein product MIPKVFKEVIDLGDGREISIETGKLAKQAHGSVVVQSGKCMLLCTVVSNYKQSDVDFLPLTVDYREKFAAAGRYPGGFFKREARPSDGEVLTMRLVDRVLRPLFPKDYHSETQVMIQLMSHDEDVMPDAMAGLAASAAIQLSDFPFECAISEARVARVDGKFVINPTRAQLAESDIDMMIGASADSVMMVEGEMDEISEEEMTEAIKFAHEAIKVQCAAQEALAKAFGKKEVREYEPEREDAELAKKIHDMAYDKVYAVAQAGSAKHERSAAFGEIKEEIKASFSEEEQADYGSLISKYYSKAEKAAVRDLTLNEGLRLDGRKTTEIRPIWCEVDYLPSTHGSSIFTRGETQALATVTLGTSRDANKIDMPSYEGEENFYLHYNFPPFSTGEARPIRGTSRREVGHGNLAQRALKGMIPADCPYTVRVVSEVLESNGSSSMATVCAGTMAMMDAGVQLKKPVSGIAMGLISDADSGKYAVLSDILGDEDHLGDMDFKVTGTADGITACQMDIKVKGLSYEILVNALQQARDGRLHILGKLTDTISAPAAEVKDHAPTMVTRRIPNEFIGALIGPGGKVIQEMQKETETTIVINEDPVTEEGIVEILGVGSKGIDAVMAKIDSLLFKPEVGSAYEVKVIKMLDFGAVVEYQDAPGNEVLLHVSELAWERTENVTDVVNMGDVFDVKYLGTDPRTRKEKVSRKALLPKPEGFVERPPRNDKDRGRGRDDRRGGRDNRDRKPRRD
- a CDS encoding VF530 family protein, translating into MEYDKKSSNTQPNNPLHGVKLVDILEQLTEKYSWEELAERININCFKSKPTIKSSLKFLRRTPWARTKVEQLYLKSFHK
- a CDS encoding tRNA (cytidine(34)-2'-O)-methyltransferase, whose amino-acid sequence is MPFNIVLVEPEIPNNTGNIGRLALGSGSTLHLVKPFGFELNDKRLKRAGLDYWPHLDVHIYESLDDFLSQHGKQNLILFSSHGTKNHWSIPFEDGQFLVFGKESVGLPSSLVSSYKDSLYKIPLYSEHIRSLNLANAVGIAVYEGLKNIQ
- a CDS encoding adenosine deaminase — translated: MKDPEMLSFIQGLPKTELHLHIEGSFEPELMFKIAKRNNIEIKYANVDEIKQAYSFNNLQEFLDIYYAGASVLLTEQDFYDLTWAYLTKVHEQNVKHVEIFFDPQTHTDRNVPFEFVLNGIYNALEDGQKQLGISFRLIMSFLRHLDEASAFKTLEQALPHKDKIVAVGLDSSEVGNPPSKFQRVFEKALNEGFLTVAHAGEEGPSEYIWEALDLLKVTRIDHGNRCLDDADLVKRLVDQQTPLTLCPLSNLELKVIQDLKEYALPTMMEHNLLVTINSDDPAYFGGYMNENFWGITKALNLSKVQIAELAKNGFKASWLSEQEKQEFLEQIDLYLKNN
- a CDS encoding sigma-70 family RNA polymerase sigma factor, with the protein product MRQLKITKQVTNRETASLDKYLQEIGKVDLITADEEVELAQRIKAGDQVALEKLTKANLRFVVSVAKQYQNQGLTLPDLINEGNLGLIKAAQRFDETRGFKFISYAVWWIRQSILQALAEQSRIVRLPLNKIGSINKINKTFAFLEQAHERMPSPEEIAKELDMTVADVKQSLKNSGRHVSMDAPLIDGEDSNLYDVLRSGESPNPDKELLHESLRTEIERALETLTPREADVIRLYFGLAGQHSMTLEEIGETFDLTRERVRQIKEKAIRRLKHTSRSKILKTYLG
- the rpe gene encoding ribulose-phosphate 3-epimerase, whose translation is MSKTKIAPSLLAADFGNLQRDIEMVNNSDADWHHIDVMDGVFVPNISYGMPVVKTIAEHATKPLDVHLMIVDPDRYIKTFAELGATHLTVHYEACTHLHRTIQAIKAEGMKAGVALNPHTNVNLLKNIIKDLDIALIMSVNPGFGGQSFIENTYEKIHNLKELIKESDASTLIEVDGGVNSKNAKALIKAGADILVAGSFIFKTEDPTKTIQELKKSTDRWSIFEL